The following coding sequences lie in one Dioscorea cayenensis subsp. rotundata cultivar TDr96_F1 unplaced genomic scaffold, TDr96_F1_v2_PseudoChromosome.rev07_lg8_w22 25.fasta BLBR01001340.1, whole genome shotgun sequence genomic window:
- the LOC120256214 gene encoding uncharacterized protein LOC120256214, producing the protein MPQLTTYSEKGDPYDHMQNYEAVMLLHGWEDAIMCRAFPLTLTEHAHIWFNNLNEGSISNFNQLRKGFIDAFLINSRRKKDASYLLTIKQHEKESLKDYVERFRATTLEVQDLQATVVVSGMLQGTRSRDFQKSLSLDQPLTLGDLFNRANKFILSEDVMRHINTGNKDKKRKDRDETNFEGRRTGRGNEHRQILKLKFENFTPLSQPRSTILASIEGSGLLNFPPNANKTMGKFTDAYYRFHKTHGHSTDRCRELVNEIESLVHQEKLNRFVYSEAWRNEKLSYSKKKRYEDNKGMNDKKRFQDD; encoded by the coding sequence ATGCCACAACTAACAACTTATTCTGAGAAGGGTGACCCTTACGACCATATGCAAAACTATGAGGCGGTGATGCTACTTCATGGATGGGAGGACGCAATCATGTGCAGAGCATTTCCTCTTACCTTAACTGAGCATGCACATATATGGTTTAATAATCTGAACGAAGgatcaatttcaaatttcaatcagttgaggaagGGATTTATAGATGCGTTTCTCATTAATTCTAGAAGAAAGAAGGATGCTTCATACCTTCTTACTATTAAACAACATGAGAAAGAGAGCCTAAAGGACTATGTTGAAAGATTTCGTGCCACTACCTTAGAAGTACAAGATCTTCAAGCCACAGTAGTAGTATCAGGAATGCTTCAAGGGACAAgatcaagagattttcaaaaatctctTTCCCTAGATCAACCCCTTACTCTTGGAGATCTATTCAATCGGGCTAATAAGTTTATCCTTTCAGAGGATGTCATGAGGCACATCAATACTGGaaacaaagataagaaaagaaaagatagagatgAAACAAATTTTGAAGGGAGAAGGACTGGAAGAGGAAATGAACACAGACAAATTCTAAAGCTCAAATTTGAGAACTTCACACCATTGAGCCAACCACGTTCTACCATCCTGGCAAGCATAGAAGGATCTGGGCTCCTTAACTTTCCTCCTAATGCAAACAAGACAATGGGCAAGTTTACAGACGCATACTATAGGTTTCACAAAACCCATGGACATTCAACTGATAGATGCAGAGAACTGGTGAATGAGATTGAATCGCTAGTGCACCAAGAAAAGCTTAACAGATTTGTCTACTCAGAAGCATGGAGAAACGAGAAACTGTCTtactcaaaaaagaaaagatatgaaGATAACAAAGggatgaatgataaaaaaagattCCAAGATGACTGA